The proteins below come from a single Chryseobacterium sp. MA9 genomic window:
- a CDS encoding NAD(P)H-dependent oxidoreductase, producing MSLIENLNWRHAVKAYDPNKKISQEDLNTILESARLAPTSSGLQPFRIIVVENQELKEKMVAGALNPEVMRDSSHVLVFAAWDSYSNEKIDKVYDYHTDVRDLPRGRFGSYTDKIKEIYGAQTPEEHFAHTARQTYIALGIALAQAAELKIDSTPAEGFSNAIVDEVLGLKELGLKSVSLLYLGYRDEANDWLSSMKKVRIPMDEFIIKK from the coding sequence ATGTCATTAATAGAAAATCTAAACTGGAGACATGCTGTAAAAGCTTATGACCCGAACAAAAAAATTTCACAGGAAGACCTTAATACTATTTTAGAATCAGCAAGACTGGCTCCTACTTCATCCGGATTACAACCATTCCGAATCATCGTGGTAGAAAATCAGGAACTGAAAGAAAAAATGGTAGCAGGTGCTTTAAACCCTGAAGTAATGAGAGATTCTTCTCACGTTTTGGTATTTGCAGCATGGGACAGCTATTCTAATGAAAAAATTGACAAAGTTTATGATTATCATACCGATGTAAGAGACCTTCCAAGAGGTCGTTTCGGAAGCTATACTGATAAAATCAAAGAAATATATGGTGCACAGACTCCTGAGGAACATTTTGCACATACTGCCCGCCAGACTTATATTGCTTTAGGAATTGCCCTGGCACAAGCAGCAGAACTTAAAATCGACAGTACTCCGGCAGAAGGATTCAGCAATGCGATAGTGGATGAAGTACTGGGATTAAAAGAACTAGGATTAAAAAGTGTTAGTCTTTTATATCTTGGATACCGTGACGAAGCTAATGACTGGCTTTCTTCTATGAAAAAAGTCAGAATTCCAATGGATGAATTTATTATAAAAAAGTAA
- a CDS encoding protein-glutamine glutaminase, which produces MKKFLLSMMVFVTVMSFNACSDSNANQDPNLVAKESNEIAMKDFGKTVPVGIEKEDGKFKISFMVTAQPYYMKDSKENAGYISMIRQAVENETPVHIFLKANTSEIAKVDKATADDIRYFKSVFNKEERGESNKAVSVIPNLATLNSLFAQIKNQACGTSTASSPCITFRYPVDGCYARAHKMRQILLNAGYDCEKQFVYGNLRASTGTCCVSWVYHVAILVSFKNASGIVEKRIIDPSLFSSGPVTDTAWRAACTNTSCGSASVSSFANTAGNVYYRSPSGSLLYDNNYVNTNCVLNIFSSLSGCSPSPAPSVASCGF; this is translated from the coding sequence ATGAAAAAATTTCTGTTATCCATGATGGTATTCGTGACAGTAATGTCATTCAATGCCTGTTCAGATTCCAATGCCAACCAGGATCCGAATCTTGTTGCCAAAGAGTCAAACGAAATTGCAATGAAAGATTTCGGCAAAACTGTTCCGGTAGGGATTGAAAAAGAAGATGGAAAATTTAAAATCTCATTTATGGTTACTGCCCAACCTTACTATATGAAGGACAGTAAAGAAAATGCAGGTTATATTTCCATGATCAGACAGGCTGTTGAAAACGAAACTCCAGTTCATATTTTCCTTAAAGCCAATACCAGTGAAATTGCTAAAGTAGACAAAGCAACAGCTGATGACATCCGTTATTTCAAATCTGTATTCAACAAAGAAGAAAGAGGTGAAAGTAATAAGGCAGTCAGTGTAATTCCTAATCTTGCCACATTAAACAGTCTGTTTGCTCAAATTAAAAACCAGGCTTGCGGAACTTCTACAGCTTCTTCCCCGTGCATCACTTTCAGATATCCTGTGGATGGCTGCTACGCAAGAGCTCACAAAATGAGACAAATTCTATTGAATGCAGGATATGATTGTGAAAAACAGTTTGTTTACGGTAACCTGAGAGCTTCTACAGGAACATGCTGCGTATCATGGGTATACCACGTAGCGATATTGGTAAGCTTTAAAAATGCTTCCGGAATCGTTGAGAAAAGAATCATTGATCCATCATTATTCTCCAGCGGGCCAGTAACTGATACGGCATGGAGAGCTGCATGTACAAACACAAGCTGTGGATCTGCGTCTGTATCTTCTTTTGCCAATACAGCAGGAAACGTTTACTACAGAAGCCCATCAGGTTCTTTACTGTATGATAACAACTACGTAAATACCAATTGTGTATTAAACATATTCTCATCCCTTTCAGGATGTTCTCCTTCGCCTGCTCCTAGTGTAGCAAGTTGTGGATTTTAA
- a CDS encoding SDR family oxidoreductase, translated as MQKFKNKTALITGGTNGMGLATAQKFIEEGGSAIITGRSEETVNITLEKLGEKAFGIVSNAGNIKDVMNLQQEVRKYTEHIDLVFANAGYGRFAPIEYVDENQFDDLFNLLVKGPFFTVQQVLPLMKSGSSVIFNTSVATDIAMHNFSVYSAAKSAVQSFIKTFAVELTERGIRVNGVSPGHIKTNIFNNTGLTGEQIESAIEGIIPTIPFKRQGKPSEIANVVLFLASEEASYIHGAEVKVDAGISVIR; from the coding sequence ATGCAGAAATTTAAAAACAAAACCGCTTTAATTACCGGGGGAACCAATGGAATGGGGCTGGCCACCGCTCAAAAATTTATCGAAGAAGGTGGTTCTGCTATTATCACAGGGAGAAGTGAAGAAACTGTGAATATTACCCTGGAAAAACTTGGAGAAAAGGCTTTTGGAATTGTTTCCAATGCCGGAAATATAAAAGATGTGATGAATCTTCAGCAGGAAGTCAGAAAATATACAGAACATATTGACCTTGTCTTTGCCAATGCTGGATATGGAAGGTTTGCTCCTATAGAATATGTGGATGAAAACCAGTTTGACGATCTTTTTAACCTGCTGGTAAAAGGTCCTTTTTTTACGGTGCAGCAGGTACTGCCATTAATGAAAAGCGGAAGTTCCGTTATTTTCAATACTTCTGTAGCAACAGATATTGCTATGCATAATTTTTCTGTGTATTCTGCAGCCAAATCAGCAGTGCAGTCTTTCATTAAAACGTTTGCGGTAGAGCTTACAGAACGTGGCATCCGTGTCAACGGAGTGAGTCCGGGACATATTAAAACCAATATTTTTAATAATACAGGATTAACCGGAGAACAGATTGAAAGTGCCATTGAGGGTATTATTCCTACAATCCCTTTTAAAAGACAGGGGAAACCATCAGAAATAGCCAATGTAGTTCTGTTTCTTGCTTCGGAAGAAGCCTCCTATATTCATGGAGCTGAAGTAAAAGTAGATGCCGGAATTTCTGTGATAAGATAG
- the lipB gene encoding lipoyl(octanoyl) transferase LipB — MNTNQNKSVEFEDLGVREYQSAWDYQEQLMKNIIDTKIKNRDLPAEQHSTTPNHLLFVEHPHVYTLGKSGHEENMLAGIDKLKEIDATFVKVNRGGDITYHGYGQVVGYPILDLENFFTDIHLYMRNLEEVIIRTIAEYGIKGERSPGETGVWLDVGKPYARKMCAMGVKASRWVTLHGFALNVNTDMRYFEYIIPCGIKDKQVTSLKRELERELTSEEVEELKAKIRKHFADVFQAELIYK, encoded by the coding sequence ATGAATACAAATCAAAATAAATCAGTAGAATTTGAAGATTTAGGGGTCAGAGAATATCAGTCAGCCTGGGATTATCAGGAGCAGCTGATGAAAAACATCATTGATACCAAGATAAAAAACAGAGATCTTCCTGCAGAACAACATAGTACAACTCCCAACCACCTTCTTTTTGTAGAGCATCCTCACGTGTATACTTTAGGAAAAAGCGGACATGAAGAAAATATGCTTGCCGGCATTGATAAACTGAAAGAAATTGATGCCACTTTCGTAAAGGTAAACCGTGGCGGAGATATTACTTATCACGGTTACGGACAGGTTGTGGGCTATCCTATCCTGGATTTAGAAAACTTTTTTACAGATATTCATTTATATATGAGAAATCTGGAAGAAGTGATCATCAGAACCATTGCCGAATATGGCATTAAAGGAGAACGCTCTCCGGGGGAAACAGGAGTATGGCTGGATGTTGGAAAACCTTACGCCAGAAAAATGTGTGCTATGGGTGTGAAAGCTTCACGGTGGGTTACCCTTCATGGTTTTGCATTGAATGTAAATACGGATATGCGTTATTTTGAATACATTATTCCATGTGGGATCAAAGATAAGCAGGTGACCTCTCTGAAAAGAGAACTTGAAAGAGAGCTAACCTCTGAAGAAGTGGAAGAACTGAAAGCAAAGATCAGAAAACATTTTGCAGACGTTTTCCAGGCAGAATTGATCTATAAATAG
- a CDS encoding MarR family winged helix-turn-helix transcriptional regulator, producing the protein MENPKTPKLENQICFPLYVIAKEITGLYRPFLDELDITYPQYLVMMVLWEGDGLTVTHIGEKLFLDSGTLTPLLKRLESKGFIIRKRKKEDERVVEVFLDEAGKKLQQRACEIPGKIQERLGIQPEELLHLKDTVLKILNKIEK; encoded by the coding sequence ATGGAAAATCCGAAAACACCTAAACTAGAAAACCAGATTTGCTTCCCGCTGTATGTTATTGCCAAAGAGATTACAGGACTTTACCGTCCTTTCCTCGATGAACTGGACATAACGTATCCGCAGTACCTTGTTATGATGGTGCTATGGGAAGGTGACGGACTTACGGTAACCCATATCGGAGAAAAACTGTTTCTGGACAGCGGTACTTTGACACCTCTTTTAAAAAGACTGGAGTCTAAAGGATTTATTATCAGAAAAAGAAAAAAAGAGGACGAGAGAGTGGTTGAAGTATTTTTAGATGAAGCTGGGAAAAAGCTTCAGCAAAGAGCATGTGAAATTCCGGGAAAGATTCAGGAAAGACTGGGTATACAACCGGAAGAACTGCTGCATCTTAAAGACACAGTCCTAAAAATATTAAACAAAATAGAAAAATAA
- the trpA gene encoding tryptophan synthase subunit alpha → MKKLNIYFTAGIPQLEDTAEIIRLIQDSGADMIEIGMPYSDPVADGPVIQKAHELALQNGMTIEKLLSQLKAIKNEIRIPVILMGYINPVLSFGFEKFCAACSESGVSGLILPDLPPIEFEKNYQSILKQYHLNFTFLVTPETSDERMVYLDSLSSGFLYAVSSSSTTGNENAVLKNEYYLSRVASLPLKNPVMIGFGIKSKEDFENVTEKADGGIIGTAFVNILLQDKDWKKSAIDFIHSIKA, encoded by the coding sequence ATGAAAAAACTAAATATATATTTCACAGCAGGGATTCCGCAATTGGAAGATACCGCTGAGATTATACGACTGATCCAGGATTCCGGAGCAGATATGATCGAAATCGGAATGCCTTATTCTGATCCCGTAGCAGACGGACCAGTAATTCAAAAAGCTCACGAACTGGCATTACAAAATGGAATGACCATTGAAAAACTGTTATCCCAATTAAAAGCCATCAAAAATGAGATCAGAATTCCGGTTATTCTGATGGGCTATATCAACCCTGTATTGAGTTTTGGGTTTGAAAAATTCTGTGCAGCATGTTCTGAAAGCGGTGTTTCAGGATTGATTCTTCCAGACCTTCCTCCAATTGAGTTTGAGAAAAATTATCAATCTATCTTAAAGCAGTATCATCTTAATTTCACATTTCTGGTAACTCCTGAAACTTCTGATGAAAGGATGGTGTATCTGGACTCTTTAAGTTCAGGTTTTCTGTATGCAGTAAGCTCTTCCTCTACAACGGGGAATGAAAATGCGGTTTTAAAAAATGAGTACTACCTTTCCAGGGTAGCATCTCTCCCGCTTAAAAATCCTGTGATGATCGGATTCGGAATTAAATCGAAAGAGGATTTTGAAAATGTAACGGAAAAAGCGGATGGTGGTATCATAGGAACAGCCTTTGTGAACATATTGCTTCAGGATAAAGACTGGAAGAAAAGTGCTATAGATTTTATCCATTCCATCAAAGCCTAA